One genomic segment of Kiritimatiella glycovorans includes these proteins:
- the mutY gene encoding A/G-specific adenine glycosylase encodes MDRAPAVKVPDPVRRAVRRRLLPWFAENARDLPWRRRRTPYRVWVAEIMLQQTRADQALPYYRRFLRRFPSMKSLAVAPLDDVLKMWEGLGYYRRARNLHRAARMVRERPGGRFPDTLEGIRALPGVGAYTAAAVASLAFNLDAAVVDGNVRRVVCRLLGRTLTARELEAASERLLVRGRAGEYNEAVMELGALVCTPAAPACDACPMRSACAAYRSGDPHTLPEKARRGKKPHRKVAAGVVFNGRGEVLIAQRNPDDMLGGLWEFPGGCIESGETAAEALTRELREELGMEVCSEGLLITVRHAYSHFSIEMEVHLASRVNRAPPRPLQCAAARWVPVDRLRGYAFSRADLQVIEALECRQAPVSGEGTTAAGSR; translated from the coding sequence ATGGATCGAGCCCCCGCAGTAAAAGTCCCCGACCCCGTCCGTCGCGCGGTGCGGCGGAGGCTGCTCCCGTGGTTCGCGGAAAACGCCCGGGACCTGCCCTGGCGGCGCCGGCGCACGCCCTACCGCGTCTGGGTCGCCGAGATCATGCTCCAGCAGACCCGCGCCGACCAGGCGCTTCCCTACTACCGCCGCTTCCTGCGCCGCTTTCCGTCCATGAAATCGCTCGCCGTGGCTCCGCTCGATGACGTGCTCAAGATGTGGGAGGGTCTCGGATACTACCGCCGCGCCCGGAACCTGCACAGGGCCGCCCGGATGGTGCGGGAACGGCCGGGCGGTCGTTTTCCGGATACGCTTGAGGGCATTCGCGCGCTGCCCGGTGTGGGAGCGTATACCGCGGCCGCGGTAGCGAGCCTGGCGTTCAACCTCGACGCCGCGGTGGTCGACGGGAATGTCCGCCGCGTGGTCTGTCGCCTGCTGGGGCGTACGCTGACGGCGCGCGAGCTGGAGGCCGCCAGCGAGCGGCTGCTGGTCCGGGGCCGGGCGGGTGAATACAATGAGGCCGTGATGGAACTCGGCGCACTGGTCTGCACCCCTGCGGCACCCGCATGTGACGCATGCCCGATGCGTTCCGCATGTGCCGCGTACCGGTCGGGCGATCCGCATACGCTTCCGGAAAAAGCGAGGCGGGGTAAAAAGCCGCATCGCAAGGTCGCGGCGGGCGTGGTGTTTAACGGGCGCGGCGAGGTGCTGATCGCACAGCGGAATCCCGACGATATGCTCGGCGGACTGTGGGAATTCCCCGGCGGATGCATCGAATCCGGGGAGACTGCGGCCGAGGCGCTGACCCGGGAGCTGCGCGAGGAACTGGGCATGGAAGTATGCTCCGAAGGATTGCTCATCACGGTCCGCCACGCGTATTCGCACTTCTCGATCGAAATGGAGGTACACCTCGCCTCCCGGGTGAACCGCGCTCCGCCGCGTCCGCTGCAGTGCGCCGCCGCACGCTGGGTTCCGGTGGATCGCCTGCGCGGGTACGCCTTCTCCCGCGCCGATCTGCAGGTGATCGAGGCGCTGGAATGCCGGCAGGCGCCGGTGTCCGGGGAGGGAACTACGGCTGCGGGTAGCCGATGA
- a CDS encoding tetratricopeptide repeat protein, with product MAEVKMEDAPKRVRDMVDKGMVAAERGNYDYAIDMFMMALDMEPRLLTARRYLRAAVIRKNEDASESPILQAVEVIKGLPDIAVALLKMKKDPQESLKRSEKLLARAPFNMMFVNLTIRASRAADLPEAAIQLLEVIQEHRADQPAVVEQLTELYRDVNNTEKAREYAQKLVQLKPNDGKAIKMLKDVSALETMSRGGWEGAGSYRDVMKDQDEAKELEQEGAAVKSEKSLDALIQSNQEKIRKEPENINYRRGLADLLVRAQRFDEALDTIKEAQRLSGGADPQLDRIYADTMLKKFDSEIEQREANGDREGVEQKKQEKAEFRITNARERVRRYPNDLQFKYELGTLLFERGEFNDAIQQFQQAQRNPQRRLRALYYMGMCFRAKEQYDIARQQFEKAASETPTMDETKKDILYELGNVCELMGDKDKAAENFKAIYSVDIGYRDVAEKIENTYKNA from the coding sequence ATGGCGGAAGTTAAGATGGAAGACGCGCCGAAACGGGTGCGGGATATGGTGGACAAGGGGATGGTCGCCGCCGAGCGCGGCAACTACGACTACGCCATCGACATGTTCATGATGGCACTCGACATGGAGCCCCGGCTGCTCACGGCGCGCCGCTATCTCAGGGCGGCCGTAATCCGCAAAAACGAAGACGCATCCGAAAGCCCCATCCTTCAGGCGGTGGAGGTGATCAAGGGTCTTCCGGATATTGCGGTCGCCCTGCTCAAGATGAAAAAGGATCCGCAGGAATCCCTGAAGCGCTCGGAAAAGCTGCTGGCGAGGGCGCCTTTCAACATGATGTTCGTGAACCTTACGATTCGCGCCTCGAGGGCGGCCGACCTGCCTGAAGCGGCCATTCAGCTCCTGGAAGTGATCCAGGAACACCGCGCCGACCAGCCCGCCGTCGTCGAACAGCTGACCGAGCTTTACCGGGACGTGAACAACACGGAGAAGGCCCGCGAGTACGCGCAGAAGCTGGTGCAGCTGAAGCCGAACGACGGGAAGGCGATCAAGATGCTCAAGGACGTCTCCGCGCTCGAAACGATGAGTCGCGGCGGATGGGAGGGCGCCGGATCGTATCGCGACGTGATGAAGGATCAGGACGAGGCCAAGGAGCTGGAGCAGGAAGGCGCCGCCGTAAAATCGGAGAAGAGCCTCGATGCGCTGATCCAGTCGAACCAGGAGAAGATCCGCAAAGAGCCCGAAAACATCAACTACCGGCGCGGTCTGGCCGACCTGCTCGTCCGTGCCCAGCGTTTCGACGAGGCGCTCGACACCATCAAGGAGGCCCAGCGTCTGTCAGGCGGCGCCGATCCGCAGCTCGACCGGATCTACGCCGACACGATGCTGAAGAAGTTCGACAGCGAGATCGAGCAGCGCGAGGCGAACGGCGACCGCGAGGGCGTCGAGCAGAAGAAGCAGGAGAAGGCCGAATTCCGGATCACCAATGCGCGGGAACGGGTTCGACGTTATCCGAACGATCTCCAGTTCAAGTACGAACTCGGCACACTGCTCTTCGAGCGCGGCGAGTTCAACGACGCGATCCAGCAGTTCCAGCAGGCGCAGCGCAATCCCCAGCGCCGTCTTCGCGCCCTCTACTACATGGGCATGTGCTTCAGGGCCAAGGAGCAGTACGACATCGCCCGCCAGCAGTTCGAGAAAGCCGCATCAGAGACGCCGACGATGGACGAGACCAAAAAGGACATCCTCTACGAACTCGGGAACGTCTGCGAACTCATGGGGGACAAGGACAAGGCGGCGGAAAACTTCAAGGCGATCTATTCGGTCGACATCGGATACCGCGATGTGGCCGAGAAGATCGAGAACACCTACAAGAACGCCTGA
- a CDS encoding beta-L-arabinofuranosidase domain-containing protein yields the protein MNTRRWVAAGLLAVLWSGPVTAFEGELHPLPYGDIEPAGWVAAQLERDVKEGLFARFHNSWMVKNEAFTLRGDNPDKKDDYPHIWDGAAEGYWGYALLINAAMVDDPAARQRAEAFIDKILASQDEDGYIGIWPPETRYTPRTIDRDVHRGFLFLGMLAWAQTFDRPDILEAVERAVQCDMKHFNRETPNLWMKHFQVMSYPQFLDRLAGLTGKREYADYAAFVIENFNRSPGGAAIFRDCVPDNLLDPDRRFVGHACNTTGTLCLPYLLWSVTGESRIREAGEVAFRKLERQLSPSGSLIGDEDAGGRLPFPDIAIEYCTTTYLAENALWAAEKSGDLQLADLAERAAFNAGMGARLPDGAAHAYLKRDNQYRLPGSEFHRFLYSPAHEPFCCTTRMLHLFPMYVSEQFKRLGDERGLAALAYGPCRVDTQLGGVRVRIEERTNYPFEDRIEFVITPEKATAFDLVLRRPRWSEHATVEASGAELEKAQDAFILRKTWRPGDRVVLTFDPDIEARRAANREFYLKRGPLVFAAEIDAERHEHYGEFPSGQQTVEELNGGTQPILSFTPGRNKNLWRCALDAQAGPGFGFTAERDKGADPLDPWTRSPLVLKGELHRGRGLMDVRLTPMGCTILRRVTFPASRMYEDEGRSQELKFDDDTSL from the coding sequence ATGAATACGAGACGATGGGTGGCGGCGGGCCTGCTGGCGGTGCTGTGGAGCGGGCCGGTTACGGCGTTCGAAGGGGAGCTTCATCCGCTGCCGTACGGCGATATCGAGCCGGCGGGGTGGGTCGCGGCGCAGCTCGAGCGCGATGTGAAGGAGGGGTTGTTCGCGCGCTTTCACAATTCGTGGATGGTGAAAAACGAAGCCTTCACGCTGCGCGGCGACAATCCGGACAAGAAGGACGACTATCCGCACATCTGGGATGGTGCGGCGGAGGGCTACTGGGGATACGCGCTGCTGATCAACGCCGCCATGGTGGATGACCCGGCTGCGCGCCAGCGGGCGGAGGCCTTCATCGATAAGATCCTGGCGTCGCAGGACGAGGACGGCTACATCGGGATCTGGCCGCCCGAGACACGATACACGCCGAGAACGATCGACCGCGATGTACACCGCGGATTTCTGTTCCTGGGCATGCTCGCCTGGGCCCAGACGTTCGACCGGCCGGACATTCTGGAGGCCGTCGAACGCGCGGTTCAGTGTGACATGAAACACTTCAACCGCGAGACGCCCAATCTGTGGATGAAGCACTTCCAGGTGATGAGTTATCCGCAGTTTCTCGATCGTCTGGCCGGGCTGACCGGGAAGCGCGAATACGCCGACTACGCGGCGTTCGTGATCGAAAACTTCAACCGGTCCCCCGGCGGCGCGGCGATCTTTCGAGACTGCGTTCCGGACAATCTGCTCGATCCGGACCGGAGGTTCGTCGGACACGCCTGCAACACCACGGGCACCCTGTGCCTGCCCTATTTGTTGTGGTCGGTCACCGGCGAGTCGCGCATTCGCGAGGCCGGGGAGGTAGCCTTCCGCAAACTGGAGCGCCAGCTCAGCCCGAGCGGATCGCTGATCGGTGACGAAGATGCGGGAGGGCGGCTCCCGTTCCCGGACATTGCCATCGAGTACTGCACGACCACCTACCTGGCGGAGAACGCGCTCTGGGCGGCGGAGAAGAGCGGAGATCTCCAGCTCGCGGACTTGGCGGAGCGCGCCGCCTTCAACGCCGGCATGGGCGCGCGCCTGCCCGACGGGGCGGCCCACGCCTACCTCAAGCGCGACAACCAGTACCGCCTTCCAGGCAGTGAGTTTCATCGTTTCCTGTACAGCCCGGCACATGAGCCGTTCTGCTGTACCACGCGCATGTTACACCTGTTCCCGATGTACGTGAGTGAACAGTTCAAGCGCCTTGGAGACGAACGCGGGCTCGCGGCCCTCGCCTACGGACCCTGTCGCGTCGATACGCAGCTCGGCGGGGTGCGAGTGCGCATCGAAGAGCGCACGAACTACCCGTTCGAGGACCGGATCGAATTTGTGATCACTCCCGAAAAAGCCACGGCTTTCGATCTCGTCCTCCGCCGTCCGCGCTGGTCGGAGCACGCCACCGTAGAGGCCTCGGGGGCAGAGCTTGAGAAGGCGCAGGACGCCTTTATCCTGCGCAAGACCTGGCGGCCCGGCGACCGCGTCGTGCTGACGTTTGATCCTGATATCGAGGCGCGCCGCGCGGCGAACCGCGAGTTCTACTTAAAGCGCGGACCGCTGGTGTTCGCCGCGGAGATCGATGCGGAGCGGCACGAACACTACGGCGAGTTCCCAAGCGGGCAGCAGACCGTGGAGGAACTTAACGGCGGGACGCAGCCAATCCTTTCATTCACGCCGGGCCGTAACAAGAACCTGTGGCGGTGCGCGCTGGATGCCCAGGCGGGACCGGGATTCGGATTCACCGCGGAGCGTGACAAAGGGGCCGATCCGCTCGATCCCTGGACCCGTTCGCCGCTGGTGCTCAAGGGCGAACTGCACCGCGGGCGCGGGTTGATGGACGTGCGCCTGACGCCGATGGGCTGCACCATCCTGCGCCGCGTCACCTTTCCCGCGAGCCGGATGTATGAAGACGAAGGACGCTCGCAGGAGCTGAAGTTCGACGACGATACTTCGCTTTAG
- a CDS encoding glycosyl hydrolase family 65 protein, protein MACSGFMKTGVWGAVALLLVAAGGTCGAEFAVRHDHGGEYHYYIFDFGDGTETPTTLVEESYTGYAAHEFAAPGSYAVRARSISMSGSRSGWKTVSNHTARSVSAPPPVLHPASSVSGNGGRIETLRTLRFRSGEAYPFAHAGVLFPGTRRIDELRLLPVEGASFPSELRVQYCMDRGRTWHTVPRYDLGPYPDPEGRTVILPMHGLAAQGVRILCPRLPGGRAALELEVRGGSRLPFECDGGEAFNAALNNLWLVYGSSANEIHLKGDPWWESRRPLAGGVLAFPVAEWSEWAALQVSWTGLHKERERLGRVLRDTKMDPDGFVWASEADPRHLFHTRHAVNNPTYILALHRYHSWTAEPDFWGREDANTGETILHKARRAMRHCLEDLRGEEGLLVITYPGNDGTAEGHASNYWDGWRFGWKSAYANIFFHASLRAMADIERWNGNDEAAARCEALAATVRKRAGELFWDDEKGRFIGWIDKDGRRHDYGFTFVNIPAIAYGLATPEQSKRIMSWLTGERIIEGDTAKGADLYHWRFAAVPNTVDAGAGDPPYYWEDWGGQLTVGPGGSVPYGGNVQNGGAIFYLSYYDLMARLHQRGPDAALRFFKQILAEFEKDELRRDPASLKNGMAGILGVIGPFPESGNVPMFYLYGLMGLDPSPEALRVRPRLPSGWDRAAAGGIHYAGRRCRIICDRGAEEVEILRRDDGSLRITVPADRVTNIRREKMLP, encoded by the coding sequence ATGGCCTGTTCGGGGTTTATGAAAACGGGCGTGTGGGGAGCGGTGGCTCTGCTGCTGGTGGCGGCCGGCGGCACGTGCGGCGCCGAGTTCGCCGTGCGGCACGATCATGGCGGCGAGTACCACTATTATATTTTTGATTTCGGCGACGGGACCGAGACGCCCACGACCCTGGTCGAGGAGAGCTACACCGGCTACGCGGCGCATGAGTTCGCCGCGCCGGGGTCCTACGCCGTCCGCGCCCGATCGATCAGCATGAGCGGTTCGCGGAGCGGATGGAAGACGGTCTCCAATCACACGGCCAGGAGCGTCTCCGCGCCTCCGCCGGTGCTTCATCCGGCCTCGTCCGTATCGGGAAACGGCGGACGTATCGAAACCCTGCGCACGCTCCGATTCCGTTCCGGGGAAGCGTATCCCTTCGCTCACGCGGGCGTTCTTTTCCCGGGAACGCGGCGGATCGATGAACTTCGTCTCCTGCCCGTGGAGGGTGCGTCTTTCCCGTCCGAATTGCGCGTCCAGTACTGCATGGATCGCGGGCGCACGTGGCACACCGTGCCCCGCTACGACCTCGGTCCTTATCCCGACCCGGAGGGTCGCACGGTGATCCTGCCGATGCACGGCCTCGCTGCGCAGGGTGTGCGCATCCTCTGTCCGCGCCTGCCCGGTGGACGGGCCGCGCTGGAGCTGGAAGTCCGCGGAGGGTCCCGACTGCCGTTCGAGTGCGACGGGGGCGAGGCGTTTAACGCCGCGCTGAACAATCTCTGGCTCGTGTACGGATCGTCCGCAAACGAGATCCATCTCAAGGGGGATCCCTGGTGGGAGAGCCGACGACCGCTCGCCGGCGGCGTGCTCGCCTTTCCCGTCGCCGAATGGAGCGAATGGGCCGCGCTGCAGGTCAGCTGGACCGGTCTGCATAAAGAGCGCGAACGCCTGGGGCGCGTGCTGCGCGATACGAAGATGGACCCCGACGGATTTGTCTGGGCCTCCGAAGCCGACCCCCGCCACCTGTTTCACACGCGCCATGCGGTGAACAACCCCACGTACATCCTGGCCCTCCACCGGTATCATTCGTGGACCGCGGAGCCGGATTTCTGGGGGCGGGAGGACGCGAATACCGGCGAGACCATCCTGCACAAGGCGCGGCGTGCGATGCGCCACTGTCTCGAAGACCTGCGCGGGGAGGAGGGCCTGCTGGTCATCACCTATCCCGGGAACGACGGCACGGCCGAAGGACACGCGAGCAACTACTGGGACGGGTGGCGGTTCGGATGGAAATCGGCCTACGCCAATATCTTTTTTCATGCCTCCCTGCGCGCGATGGCCGACATCGAGCGCTGGAACGGAAATGACGAGGCGGCAGCACGCTGCGAGGCCCTGGCCGCCACGGTCCGGAAGCGCGCAGGCGAGTTGTTCTGGGATGATGAAAAGGGGCGTTTTATCGGCTGGATCGACAAGGACGGACGGCGACATGACTACGGTTTCACGTTCGTCAACATCCCCGCCATCGCCTACGGACTGGCGACCCCGGAGCAGTCCAAGCGCATCATGAGCTGGCTGACCGGCGAACGCATCATCGAAGGCGATACGGCGAAGGGCGCAGACCTCTATCACTGGCGTTTTGCGGCCGTGCCGAACACGGTCGATGCAGGCGCGGGAGATCCGCCTTATTACTGGGAGGACTGGGGGGGACAGCTCACCGTCGGACCGGGCGGGTCCGTTCCCTACGGCGGCAACGTCCAGAACGGCGGCGCCATCTTTTATCTCAGTTATTACGATCTGATGGCCCGGCTGCACCAGCGCGGGCCCGACGCGGCCCTGCGCTTTTTCAAGCAGATCCTCGCCGAATTCGAGAAGGATGAGCTGCGCCGCGACCCCGCGAGTCTGAAGAACGGCATGGCCGGTATTCTCGGGGTCATCGGCCCCTTTCCCGAGTCGGGCAACGTCCCCATGTTCTACCTGTACGGGCTGATGGGCCTCGATCCCTCGCCCGAAGCGCTGCGGGTAAGGCCCCGGCTTCCGTCCGGATGGGACCGGGCCGCGGCGGGCGGCATTCATTATGCGGGACGCCGCTGTCGCATCATATGCGATCGCGGGGCGGAGGAGGTTGAAATCCTCAGGCGGGATGACGGAAGCCTGCGGATCACCGTGCCCGCGGACCGCGTCACGAATATTCGCAGGGAGAAGATGCTGCCATGA
- a CDS encoding ferritin produces MISDRLQEAINEQVKRELYSAYLYLAMSGYSAGQGWNGTAGWFRAQYNEEVEHAMKMFDYILQQGGEVHLRQLDEPPKEFGQPRDLFKKALEHEQFVTSCIDELMNLAVEEKSHATQVFLQWYVTEQVEEEASVQEVLDYLDMAGDHRGAFLMLDNKLGQRLAARS; encoded by the coding sequence ATGATTTCAGACAGACTGCAGGAAGCGATCAACGAACAGGTAAAGCGCGAGCTCTACTCCGCTTACCTCTACCTCGCCATGTCCGGGTACAGTGCCGGGCAGGGATGGAACGGCACGGCGGGCTGGTTCCGCGCCCAGTACAACGAGGAAGTCGAGCACGCCATGAAAATGTTCGACTACATCCTTCAGCAGGGAGGCGAGGTTCACCTTCGCCAGCTCGATGAACCGCCGAAGGAATTCGGCCAGCCGCGCGATCTCTTCAAAAAGGCCTTGGAACACGAGCAGTTCGTGACCTCCTGCATCGACGAGCTGATGAACCTGGCGGTGGAGGAGAAATCGCACGCCACGCAGGTATTTCTCCAGTGGTACGTCACGGAACAGGTGGAGGAAGAGGCCAGCGTTCAGGAAGTACTCGACTATCTCGATATGGCGGGCGACCACCGCGGGGCCTTCCTGATGCTCGACAATAAGCTCGGTCAGCGGCTCGCCGCCCGGTCTTAA